A genomic stretch from Erigeron canadensis isolate Cc75 chromosome 9, C_canadensis_v1, whole genome shotgun sequence includes:
- the LOC122582221 gene encoding uncharacterized protein LOC122582221 — protein MPSFLFILLLSFPLLISTTTTTNPPTAYEALELYDFPTGLLPVGVTGYTLDQTTGAFEVYLPETCKYTVQGYNLRYQSTISGIISKDKLTNLKGISVKVLFVWVNIVEVSRDGDELYLSVGILSASFDISGFIESPQCGCGFDCNGLGLGLESVQKDDDDDATTIPNSVKSGI, from the coding sequence ATGCCCTCCTTCCTCTTTATCCTCCTCCTATCTTTCCCTTTACTAATCTCCACAACCACCACTACCAACCCACCAACAGCCTATGAAGCACTGGAGCTCTACGACTTTCCGACCGGCCTACTTCCGGTGGGTGTCACCGGATACACACTAGACCAAACCACCGGCGCGTTTGAAGTCTACTTACCAGAAACATGTAAATATACCGTACAAGGATATAATCTAAGATACCAATCAACAATAAGTGGGATTATAAGTAAAGATAAGTTGACAAATTTAAAGGGCATAAGTGTCAAAGTGTTGTTTGTTTGGGTGAATATTGTTGAAGTTAGTCGTGACGGTGATGAGTTGTATTTATCTGTTGGTATATTGTCTGCTTCTTTTGATATTAGTGGGTTTATTGAATCTCCTCAGTGTGGATGTGGGTTTGATTGTAATGGGCTTGGGCTCGGGCTTGAAAGTGTtcaaaaagatgatgatgatgatgcgaCAACGATACCCAATTCTGTCAAAAGCGGGATATAA